TCCAGCAGCAGTATTATGATTCTATGCAGGAATACAGAAGAAGTTATATCACATTGCTTTACACTTCCGGGTTAATTAATCAAATAGCACAATAATGATTCGCACAACTGTTGTGATGCATTAAAAAAATAAATACTATTTACATATGAAACATTTAATAAAGTTTAGCGGCATTATAGTATTATTTCTTTACGCCTGCAGTGGAAAAGAAAATAAGCCGGTTCAAGCAGTAAACAACTTGCCTCAAGTGACAAATAATGGAAAAACTATTGTATTTCCCACAGACAGCAGCGCTGTTTTTTTTGAAACAGAATCTATAGGAAATTCAGTTCTTAATAATCAAATTATGGCTCCTGCAAAAGTTTCTGCAACAGTAATGAAATCGCAGGAAGGAGCATCACAAAATATTATTTTATTTGAAAACCCTGATTTAGCCGCCAGTTATACGCAGCTTATCCAGCACTTGGCCAATGTCAATCAAATTCAGAATAAAAATATAAAACAAAAACAAATAGAGGTTGATCGTGCTAAGGATTTGCAGGCGCATGGTGCAGCAACAGGCAAAGACCTGCTGGAGGCGCAGACAGCATTATCTGTAGAACAGACTAATTTGGCTAATGAGAAAGCGGCATTAATAGAATTTGAAACGGACTTGAAAGCCGGCGGCTTTGAACCAGAAATACTGAAAAGAGCAAAAGCTGGAACTTCTTTTATTATTTGCGATATTCCAGAGAATCAGATTGGCAGAATAAAAAGCGGAGATAACTGTACAGTACAATTTACAGCTTTTCCAAATGAAAAATTCTCTGGAAAAATTGATGCTATTGCCGATATGATAGATCAGTCTACCCGCATGGTTAAACTTCGAATAAGCTTAAATAACTCAAGCGGCAAATTTAAAGCAGGTATGTTTGCGACAGTTTCTTTTGGCATAAGCGAAGGTGACAATATCAGCATTGATAAAAATTCGCTGGTTACAGTTCAGGCAAAAAATTATGTTTTTGTAAAAAAAGGCAATAAAGAATTTGAACGCACTGAAGTTACGATAGGAAACCAGATAGGAGACAGAATAGTGGTTTATAATGGTTTAGCAAACGGTGATGTTATAGCAATTAAAGGTGTTATGCAGTTAAAAGGGCTCAGTTTTGGGTATTGAAAATTATAAAACAAAGCGAAATAGTATTTGCTAACACTTTAAAAGAGAAACAATGATTCAAGCACAGGTATACATAGATAAAGACGAGTTAAAAGGAACACAGCCTTTGTACGAGTACATTTTAAGATTTTTGATTGAGCATAAAATTAAAGGAGCAACAGTATTTCATGGCAAATTGGGATACGGAGCCAGTCGGTATCTTAACAGGCCGCATGATTTGTTCAGTTTTGATAAAATACCTTTGCTGATCAATTTCATAGATGAAGATGAAAAGGTAAAATCTGTTTTAACAGCTTTGAGAAAAGTCTATAAAGGAGGTTTTATAGTTACGAATCAAGTAGAAAAATGGTAAAGAGATGATTAAAAATTTACTCATATTCAGTCTTCGTAACCGCTGGGTTATAATTGCAATCAGCGTTGTTTTA
The Flavobacterium humidisoli DNA segment above includes these coding regions:
- a CDS encoding efflux RND transporter periplasmic adaptor subunit; amino-acid sequence: MKHLIKFSGIIVLFLYACSGKENKPVQAVNNLPQVTNNGKTIVFPTDSSAVFFETESIGNSVLNNQIMAPAKVSATVMKSQEGASQNIILFENPDLAASYTQLIQHLANVNQIQNKNIKQKQIEVDRAKDLQAHGAATGKDLLEAQTALSVEQTNLANEKAALIEFETDLKAGGFEPEILKRAKAGTSFIICDIPENQIGRIKSGDNCTVQFTAFPNEKFSGKIDAIADMIDQSTRMVKLRISLNNSSGKFKAGMFATVSFGISEGDNISIDKNSLVTVQAKNYVFVKKGNKEFERTEVTIGNQIGDRIVVYNGLANGDVIAIKGVMQLKGLSFGY
- a CDS encoding DUF190 domain-containing protein, with translation MIQAQVYIDKDELKGTQPLYEYILRFLIEHKIKGATVFHGKLGYGASRYLNRPHDLFSFDKIPLLINFIDEDEKVKSVLTALRKVYKGGFIVTNQVEKW